A genomic window from Streptomyces sp. NBC_01429 includes:
- a CDS encoding carbohydrate ABC transporter permease, with product MKTTDTPPPADTPPTAGTVTVRPAAPPAPAPPAAESRGGGVLNVFSHGVLVIWALLVTLPLLWAVMTSFKDDRSIFTSPWALPDKLHFENWSRAWTQAHMSDYFLNTILVVAGSLFGTLLLGSMAAYVLARFEFPGNRFIYYLFIGGMSFPIILALVPLFFVMKNVGLLNTFHGLILVYIAYSLPFTVFFLTSFFRTLPTSIAEAALIDGASHTRTFFQVMLPMAKPGLISVGIFNFLGQWNQYLLPTVLNTDADHKVLSQGLVQLAVSQGYKGDWSGLFAGLVMAMLPVLAAYIVFQRQVVAGLTAGALK from the coding sequence ATGAAGACCACCGACACCCCTCCGCCCGCCGACACCCCGCCGACGGCCGGCACGGTCACGGTCCGGCCCGCCGCGCCCCCGGCGCCCGCGCCGCCCGCCGCGGAGTCGCGCGGCGGCGGCGTACTCAACGTCTTCTCGCACGGCGTGCTGGTGATCTGGGCCCTGCTGGTCACCCTGCCGCTGCTGTGGGCCGTCATGACGTCCTTCAAGGACGACCGGTCCATCTTCACCTCGCCCTGGGCGCTTCCGGACAAGCTCCACTTCGAGAACTGGTCGCGTGCCTGGACCCAGGCGCACATGAGCGACTACTTCCTCAACACCATCCTGGTGGTGGCCGGTTCACTGTTCGGGACCCTGCTGCTCGGCTCGATGGCCGCCTACGTACTGGCGCGCTTCGAGTTCCCCGGCAACCGCTTCATCTACTACCTGTTCATCGGCGGGATGAGTTTCCCGATCATCCTCGCGCTGGTGCCGCTGTTCTTCGTGATGAAGAACGTGGGTCTGCTGAACACCTTCCACGGCCTGATCCTGGTCTACATCGCCTACTCGCTGCCGTTCACGGTCTTCTTCCTGACCTCGTTCTTCCGGACGCTGCCCACCTCGATCGCGGAGGCGGCCCTCATCGACGGCGCCTCGCACACCCGGACGTTCTTCCAGGTGATGCTGCCGATGGCCAAGCCGGGGCTGATCAGCGTGGGCATCTTCAACTTCCTCGGGCAGTGGAACCAGTACCTGCTGCCGACGGTGCTGAACACGGACGCGGACCACAAGGTGCTCTCCCAGGGGCTGGTGCAGCTCGCGGTCAGCCAGGGGTACAAGGGCGACTGGTCCGGGCTCTTCGCCGGGCTGGTGATGGCCATGCTCCCGGTCCTCGCCGCGTACATCGTCTTCCAGCGGCAGGTCGTGGCGGGCCTGACGGCGGGGGCGCTGAAGTAG
- a CDS encoding carbohydrate ABC transporter permease, whose amino-acid sequence MQHGKYRFIVGFLIGPLALYALFVIWPFVQSIYYSFTNWTGLSPDFTMVGFDNYSRMLDDSTFWSALRHSLAFALLLPVVVLGLALFFAFMLNVGGRRRKGAAVAGVRGSGFYKIVYFFPQVLSIAIVALLFQFAYNPNSGAINSALSAVGLGSVQPIWLGDPKLALWCVMAVLVWSTTGFFVVLFSAGMASIPKDFYEAALLDGASRVTTFFRITLPLLWDTVQSGWVYMGILALGAESFAVVQIMTVGPGGPAESTNVLTLLVYQKAFRDGQAGYATTIGVALLVVTLAFAAIVMRLGRRERLEY is encoded by the coding sequence ATGCAACACGGCAAGTACCGGTTCATCGTGGGCTTCCTGATCGGCCCGCTGGCGCTCTACGCGCTGTTCGTCATATGGCCGTTCGTCCAGTCCATCTACTACTCGTTCACGAACTGGACCGGACTCAGCCCGGACTTCACGATGGTCGGTTTCGACAACTACAGCCGGATGCTCGACGACAGCACCTTCTGGAGCGCCCTGCGGCACAGCCTGGCCTTCGCGCTGCTGCTGCCGGTGGTGGTGCTCGGGCTCGCGCTGTTCTTCGCGTTCATGCTGAACGTCGGCGGGCGCCGGCGGAAGGGCGCGGCGGTCGCCGGGGTACGGGGCTCCGGCTTCTACAAGATCGTGTACTTCTTCCCGCAGGTGCTGTCGATCGCGATCGTCGCGCTGCTCTTCCAGTTCGCGTACAACCCGAACAGCGGCGCCATCAACTCCGCGCTCTCGGCGGTCGGTCTGGGGAGCGTGCAGCCGATCTGGCTGGGCGATCCGAAGCTGGCGCTGTGGTGTGTGATGGCCGTGCTGGTCTGGTCCACGACCGGCTTCTTCGTGGTGCTGTTCTCGGCGGGCATGGCCTCCATCCCCAAGGACTTCTACGAGGCGGCGCTGCTGGACGGCGCGAGCCGGGTGACCACCTTCTTCCGGATCACCCTGCCGCTGCTCTGGGACACCGTGCAGTCCGGCTGGGTCTACATGGGCATCCTGGCCCTGGGCGCGGAGTCGTTCGCGGTCGTCCAGATCATGACCGTGGGGCCCGGCGGTCCCGCGGAATCCACCAATGTTCTGACGTTGCTCGTCTACCAGAAGGCGTTCCGTGACGGTCAGGCCGGTTATGCGACCACGATCGGTGTCGCCCTCCTCGTCGTCACGCTGGCCTTCGCGGCCATCGTGATGCGGCTGGGCCGACGCGAGCGGCTGGAGTACTGA